A single Nicotiana tabacum cultivar K326 chromosome 5, ASM71507v2, whole genome shotgun sequence DNA region contains:
- the LOC142180773 gene encoding uncharacterized protein LOC142180773, translating into MANFTPIGESYSNLFPKLVWMGLLQHVPQTRQNPASPAYRAGTRCAYHSEAEGHDTDDYWTLKRAVENLIEKKRIVLKDEDIPNVTNNPLLAYNNGSVIGMICKDREFDQALKAIIAIADVEKKRKAVAKQDKGEKKSKPTPQNTKKKVEAETRAAPSKDAVLYVPQGHKKEHMSLSPARRFELNKGAKMYVPKGTYVVRGLITPPRLNEPVVISCIPQRPMTDPTVILWNYNKVVVIYKGKEISGEVKENNPTEKYLNLEEVNNATKKHFPPKKPVSAEEAEMFFQKMKMADYKIIDQLRKSPAQFSLLSLLMNSTEHQKVLIKTLNEAYVPIETTVEQLKRMAERFFAVNQISFNKNNLPREGAAHNKALHLTVKCEGYYVKRVMLDGGSGVDICPLSTLQHMEIGNERIRLNNVYVRAFDGIKRDTIVEIDLILTIGPVDFEVTFQMVKFEHEDQEIVVHGEDEQSIYQDPSVSCLEAIEGSEHIVYQAFEIVVADQCEEGDPCPQPFLSNASIMVAKEMIRHGYKPGKGLGKSLQGIAEPITPTASEKFFGVGFQPTSANGKWADERKNNGWVLPQPIPHLYRTFVKPKYNEEEEDEAFTAEEIE; encoded by the exons ATGGCAAATTTCACACCCATTGGCGAGTCTTATTCCAACCTTTTCCCCAAACTTGTCTGGATGGGTTTGTTGCAGCATGTACCTCAAACCAGGCAGAACCCAGCGTCGCCCGCTTATAGAGCTGGTACTCGATGTGCCTACCATTCAGAGGCAGAAGGGCATGATACAGATGACTATTGGACCCTGAAGAGGGCTGTGGAAAATctgatagaaaaaaaaagaatagtgCTAAAGGACGAAGACATTCCTAATGTAACCAACAATCCATTACTGGCTTACAACAACGGGTCGGTTATTGGAATGATCTGTAAAGATAGAGAATTTGATCAAGCTCTAAAAGCCATCATTGCCATAGCCGATGTGGAAAAGAAGCGAAAAGCTGTCGCAAAACAAGACAAGGGGGAGAAAAAGAGCAAACCTACCCCCCAGAATACAAAAAAGAAAGTGGAAGCTGAAACTAGGGCTGCGCCCTCCAAAGATGCCGTTCTATATGTTCCTCAAGGCCATAAGAAAGAACATATGTCATTGAGTCCTGCTAGAAGGTTTGAGCTAAACAAGGGAGCTAAAATGTATGTGCCCAAAGGGACCTACGTGGTACGGGGGCTGATAACTCCACCAAGGCTaaatgagcccgtggttattagTTGCATACCGCAAAGGCCCATGACAGATCCCACTGTCATTCTATGGAACTACAATAAAGTGGTAGTAATATACAAAGGTAAAGAGATCTCGGGAGAAGTTAAGGAAAATAACCCGACTGAGAAGTACCTCAATCTGGAGGAAGTGAATAATGCCACAAAGAAGCATTTCCCACCTAAGAAGCCAGTGAGTGCTGAAGAAGCAGAAATGTTCTTCCAGAAAATGAAAATGGCAGACTACAAGATAATCGACCAGCTCCGAAAGTCCCCTGCCCAATTCTCCTTGTTGTCTTTGCTAATGAATTCAACTGAACATCAAAAAGTGTTGATCAAAACTCttaatgaagcatacgtacccaTTGAAACCACTGTAGAACAGCTGAAGAGGATGGCGGAGAGGTTTTTTGCAGTCAATCAAATCTCTTTCAACAAGAATAATTTGCCCCGGGAAGGGGCCGCACACAATAAAGCCCTTCACctgacagttaaatgcgaagggTATTATGTGAAAAGGGTCATGCTAGATGGTGGTTCTGGGGTAGATATTTGCCCTCTCTCAACTCTGCAACACATGGAAATTGGTAATGAGAGAATCAGACTCAACAACGTCTATGTGCGTGCTTTTGATGGCATAAAGAGAGATACAATAGTTGAGATTGATTTGATTCTGACTATTGGCCCGGTGGACTTcgaggtgacctttcag atggtgaaattcgaACATGAAGATCAGGAGATTGTAGTTCACGGGGAAGATGAGCAATCGATTTATCAGGACCCATCTGTCTCTTGTCTTGAAGCTATAGAAGGAAGTGAGCATATAGTCTATCAGGCTTTTGAGATTGTGGTCGCAGACCAATGTGAAGAAGGAGACCCTTGCCCTCAACCCTTTCTTTCAAATGCATCaattatggtggccaaagaaatgatcagaCATGGTTACAAACCCGGAAAGGGGCTGGGGAAGTCATTGCAAGGAATTGCCGAACCTATCACTCCGACTGCTAGTGAGAAGTTCTTTGGGGTGGGTTTCCAACCCACATCAGCTAATGGAAAATGGGCGGATGAAAGAAAGAACAATGGTTGGGTTTTGCCTCAGCCGATTCCGCATCTTTATAGGACATTTGTCAAGCCTAAgtacaatgaggaagaggaagatgaggcCTTTACGGCCGAGGAAATTGAATAA